The following is a genomic window from Oncorhynchus kisutch isolate 150728-3 linkage group LG6, Okis_V2, whole genome shotgun sequence.
taaaaatcatacaatgtgattttcctgatttttgttttagattccgtctctcacagttgaagtgtacctatgatagaaattacagacccctacatgctttgtaagtaggaaacactgccgattttgcaggttatcaaatacttgttctccccactgtatatactgtattttacaccatctattgcaccttgcctatgccgctcggttattgctcatccatatacttacatgtacatattctcatgcACCCCTTTAGACTTgtttgtattaggtagttgttggggaattgttaagattacttgttagatattactgcactgttggaagtagaagcacaagcatttcgctacactcacattaacatctgctaaccttgtgtatgtgacaaataacatttgatttgatttgccttttatactcgcttcgaggcaagcaacactgaaccatacaggatagcaccagctgttccggacgactgtgtgatcacgttctttgtagccgatgtgagcaagacctttaaacaggtcaatattcacaaagccgctgggccagacggattaccaggacgtgtactcaaagcatgcgctgaccaactggcaagtgtcttcactgacattttcaacctctccctgacccagtctataatagctacatgtttcaaacagatcaCCATAGTCCCCGTGGCCAAGAaaacaaaggtaacctgcctaaatggctATCGCCCGTaacactcatgtcggtagccataaagtgctttgaaaggccggTCAGGACTCACATCAAGACCATCATGCCCGGAAAcgctagacacactccaattcgcataccgccccaacagctccacagatgatgcaatctcaatctcactccacactgccctttcccacctggacaaaaggaacacccatgtgagaatgctgttcattgactacagcgcagcgttcaacaccatagtatccacgaagctcatcactaagctaaggaccctgggactaaacacctccctctgcaactggatcctgaacttcctgatgggcccccccaggtggtgagggtaggtaacaacacatctgccacgctgatccttaacactggggccccttgggagtgtgtacttagtcccctcctgtactccctgttcacccacaacagcGTGACCAAGTAcggctccaacaccatcatgaagtttgttgacgacacaacggtggaaggcctgatcaccgacaacgatgaggtcgtctatagagaggaggtcagagacctggccgtgtggtgcaaggacaacaaactcttcctcaatgtgagcaagacaaaggagctgatcatgggcTATAGGAAAAGGGGGGCCGAACACGcgcccattaacatcgacggggctgaagtggagcgggtcgagagtttcaagttccttggtatcatcaacaaactatcatggtccaaacacaccaagacaattgtgaagagggcacaacaacaccttttccccctcaggagactgaaaatatttggcattggtccccagttctacagctgcaccatcctgaccggttgcatcactgcctggtgacAACTGCTCGGCAACTGCCTgatgacaactgctcggcatctgaccataaggcgctacagagggtagtgcatacggcccagtacatcactggggtcaaacttcattgccatctaggacctctataccaggcggtgtcagaggaaggctccagtcacccaagtcatagactgttctttctgctaccgcactgcaagaAGTCtcagaccaaaaggctccttaacagcttctacccccaagccatgacgGAAAGGCATTgtagcaacgaaccgcccttgctgtgtctgcctggctggttcccctctttccactgggattctctgcctcaaaccctattacaggggctgagtcactggcttactggggctcttccatgccgtccccaggatgggtgtgtcacttgagtgggttgagtcactgacgtgaccttcctgtctgggttgccccccccccccccgggtttGTGCTGTGGGGatgatcttcgtgggctatactcgaccttgtctcaggatggtaagttggtggttgaagatatccctctagtggtgtgggggctgtgctttggcaaaatgggtggggttatatcctgcctgtttggccctgtctgggggtatcgttggacggggccacagtatctcccgacccctcctgtcccagcctccagtatttatgctgcaatagtttatgtgccggggggctagggtcagtctgttatatctggagccctaggaccatgcctcaggactacctggcctgatgactccttgctgtccccagtcatgctgctgctccagtttcaactgttctgcctgtggctatggaacactgacctgttcaccggaagtGCTACCttatcccagacctgctgttttcaactctctagagacagcaggtgcggtagagatactctgaatgatcggctatgaaaagccaactgacatttactcctgagtattattatctgaccctgctggtcatctatgaacgtttgaacatcttggccatgttctgttataatctccacccggcacagccagaagaggactggccacccctcatagcctggttcctctctaggtttcttcctaggttctggtctttctagggagtttttccaccgtgcttctacatctgcattgcttgctgtttggggttttaggctgggtttctgtgcagcactttgtGACCTCAGccgatgtaagaagggctatataaatacatttgattgatgactgctgaacaattaatcaaatggccacccagactattaaCATTGACCCCACTATCCACTGCTGCTacacactgtttattatctatgcacagtcactttgcaaattacctcaactaacctgtacccccgcatattgactcggtaccggtaccccatgtatatagcctcgttattgttattacattttcttttgttacttctttttatttatttatttactttagttaatttagtaaatattttcttaactctatttcttgaacagcattgttggttaattaaggacttgtaagcatttcacggtaaggtctacaggACACCTGTTCGGTTGTAGTCCTTATTTCAGAGTATGTGACaactaacattttattttatatgaTCATGGATTCCCATTAGACCAATTCCTTCAACTCATTGAAGTTTGCAgtctaaaaaaaaaacatttagctcataacattttttgtcttctctttagtgtctttactgtatttatactgggATATCGCTTTTCAACAGAAGGACATCTTTAAGCTCTTACTTAAATCTCTAAAACAGTCTTCTCTTCATCTGAACTGATTGTAAAATACTTGGCTGGCTTTCACCTTGTCCGTTCTTTCAGATCAGTGCAATGAAAGAGAAGAAAAACAATGAAGAAAGATCCTCTGTCTGCAGAAAGAGCTTGTTAAGATATGCATGAACTGTCCTCAAATGAAATAAATGCCTATCTCAGTTTTATTATAAAAACACAGTAGGAGGTAGTGGTGCTACCTTGTTATCCTGGCCTCGTACTCTGTCTTCTGCTTCTGCATCTCCTGTTTCAGGCTGGCCACCAGGCTGTGTAGAGCACTGTGACTACTGGGTCCTTTATTGACAGGGAACGTCTCACTGTTATCACTGCTGCTGGTGGCTCCACTACCCCTCCCTCCAGCACCGTTCCTCCGCTCCCCCTCCACGTCCCCCCCTGGCTGGGGCTGCTCGTCGAGGGAGGACAGCCCCCTAGGTCCATCCAGCAGCAGCAGGGGGTCCTGGTAGTGGCCCAGCCCACCGTAGAAGTCCTGTTCTGggcaggtggtggtggaggaacGGCAGGACGTGGAGTTGTCTGGAAGAGAGATCTCACAGGAGGAGGTGGACCAGGTAGCACTGTCCACACTCTGCTTGTCCTCACAGCTAGAGCTGAGACACGGCTGTTGTTGATTTtgtaactgttgttgttgttgttgttgttgctggacGTTGTCATAGGTGGACAGCCGGTTCTGGGCTGCCGTCTGATCCCCACAGTCCCGAGACTTGCTGTCTCGTAAGGTGACCGGGTAGCCATTGGGAACCCACAGACCATTACGCCCGTTCAGGGTACCGTTGACCACGTCGGTACTTGACACTCCCATGCGGACACCTCCATTAGGGACCCCGCTGGTGCCCATCTTGGTGCCCGAGCCCTTCAGGGTGCGCCGGGCCTGGAGGCCGCTGATTCCTCCTATTAATAAAAATAACAACAATACGCTTTATGTGACTTTCAGGACTGTCATTGTCCAAGACACATTTCCCCATAGGGATAATACAGTATATCCTATCCTATACTCAAGGACACCTTACATTATAAATACAGTCAAAATAAAGTACAACAACAATTCAAATCAAACCTAGTGCAATTCAAATCAAACCTAGTGCAATTCAAATCAAACCTAGTGCAATTCAAATCAAACCTAGTGCAATTCAAATCAAACCTAGTGCAATTCAAATCAAACCTAGTGCAATTCAAATCAAACCTAGTGCAATTCAAATCAAACCTAGTGCAATTCAAATCAAACCTGGTGCAATTCCAATCAAACCTAGTGCAATTCAAATCAAACCTAGTGCAATTCCAATCAAACCTAGTGCAATTCAAATCAAACCTAGTGCAATTCAAATCAAACCTAGTGCAATTCCAATCAAACCTAGTGCAATTCAAATCAAACCTAGTGCAATTCAAATCAAACCTAGTGCAATTCAAATCAAACCTAGTGCAATTCAAATCAAACCTAGTGCAATTCAAATCAAACCTAGTGCAATTCAAATCAAACCTAGTGCAATTCAAATCAAACCTAGTGCAATTCAAATCAAACCTAGTGCAATTCAAATCAAACCTAGTGCAATTCAAATCAAACCTGGTGCAATTCCAATCAAACCTAGTGCAATTCAAATCAAACCTAGTGCAATTCCAATCAAACCTAGTGCAATTCAAATCAAACCTAGTGCAATTCAAATCAAACCTAGTGCAATTCCAATCAAACCTAGTGCAATTCAAATCAAACCTAGTGCAATTCAAATCAAACCTAGTGCAATTCAAATCAAACCTAGTGCAATTCAAATCAAACCTAGTGCAATTCAAATCAAACCTAGTGCAATTCAAATCAAACCTAGTGCAATTCAAATCAAACCTAGTGCAATTCAAATCAAACCTAGTGCAATTCAAATCAAACCTAGTGCAATTCCAATCAAACCTAGTGCAATTCAAATCAAACCTAGTGCAATTCCAATCAAACCTAGTGCAATTCCAATCAAACCTAGTGCAATTCAAATCAAACCTAGTGCAATTCAAATCAAACCTAGTGCAATTCAAATCAAACCTAGTGCAATTCAAATCAAACCTAGTGCAATTCCAATCAAACCTAGTGCAATTCCAATCAAACCTAGTGCAATTCAAATCAAACCTAGTGCAATTCCAATCAAACCTAGTGCAATTCCAATCAAACCTAGTGCAATTCCAATCAAACCTAGTGCAATTCAAATCAAACCTAGTGCAATTCAAATCAAACCTAGTGCAATTCAAATCAAACCTAGTGCAATTCAAATCAAACCTAGTGCAATTCCAATCAAACCTAGTGCAATTCAAATCAAACCTAGTGCAATTCAAATCAAACCTAGTGCAATTCAAATCAAACCTAGTGCAATTCCAATCAAACCTAGTGCAATTCCAATCAAACCTAGTGCAATTCAAATCAAACCTAGTGCAATTCCAATCAAACCTAGTGCAATTCAAATCAAACCTAGTGCAATTCCAATCAAACCTAGTGCAATTCCAATCAAACCTAGTGCAATTCAAATCAAACCTAGTGCAATTCAAATCAAACCTAGTGCAATTCAAATCAAACCTAGTGCAATTCAAATCtgacagaacagagcagatagTAACCTGTGTTACCGGGCAGAGTCTGGCTCTTCTCCTGGTTGGCTGCGTCTCCAGAGGGCGAACAACTAAACGAGCCGTTGGTGACCACGCCGCTGCCCTTGGAGACCGCCGGGTTCTTCTTCACGGTTAATGGCGGGCTGCGGGCCAGGTCAAAGCGCCCGGTAACATGGCCGTTAAGTGGGCTGGCTGAGCGAGGAGAACCGGAGCCGTTGTTGTCTAACGTTACCGGGGGCTGGCGGTGAGGCGAGTCGGGGGTCTCCCAAGAACACTGTTTCACCCTCTGCTGGGGTATTTGGGTATTGTTGTTCTGTTCTGTAGTCTGTACCGTCGGCACAATCTGGGTCAGCCTCTTCTGGACCTACAGGATAATAATATATTACACTTAGTGCAGTGGGTACATTTGAGTATATGTCAAAGAACCCAACGTCATAACCATTAGACCAAGAAGGAACCTTATGGACCAAGGCTGACAATTGGGTTTACAAGTCCCAGGGCTACTAATCACTAGAGCCGGATTCCGAATTCCCCTCCACTACtatttgaacccacaaccttggtgttgctagctagctagtaccaGGCTTTTAATACCATGCTTGGGCTCATACCCACGGGCTCGTACACCACCCACCTCATTGTTGTTGTTGACCAGTTCCAGTGTCTTGGGACTGTCCTCGTCTCTAGGGAACAACACGTCGTGCCGACCAATCAGAACAGACATCAGCTGCTGCACTAGCACTGTACCTGAGAACACCAGAAAGGTTATATGTCTTCACAGGTCCATACGCATCAGAATACTGTATACTCACAGTGTCGTAGGCCTAGAAGGACAATGGTGTCAAATTACTACATATTTGATTAATTATTGAGATCATGTATGCCGTTCTTTCCACTTAAAAAGTTACATTTTTCCATCGAAAtgcactttatttaaccaggtaggttctCTTTGACAATGGCAACCTGAAAAGCCACAGACATCAAGCTGAGTTAGAAAATAAACTGACCTTCCATGATTGCTACAGGGTCTTCAATCTTTGGCCGTAGTATATTTGGACCAAAGACCGTGGCCAGGTTCTGGACACTCATTTTATTCACACCTGAATAGGACTGGACTTCATCTAAAAATCTGTAGGAGACACACAATTAACATCCCAGTAAGCTTTTTAATGATAGTTCAATACCATGGAACAACAAAGTCACCAACACTAGAAACTTTGCAGGTCAGTCTATGAAAAATAATACTGGTCTTCACAGTAATACAAtgatacagtaatataataatacacaATAATGCAGCTATACTACTCTACCTGCATATGTACTGAAGCAGATTGTAGTTGACTGGAGGTAGACATTCCACTTGTCTTTTCAGTTCCTTCATTCCCTGGGGAGAGAATACACAAGTTGTACTTAACGTACATCCCAATGTACTATAGAAGTAGGGTACTAAGGGGTAAGAAGCCCCCTGGGGGGGTAATCCCCCCTGTAATTCACATTAAGACCACAAGATGTCACCAAATTATTTCCCGAACACTTTCCATGGCTGCCACTGTTCTTGCTCATCAAAAAAATGTCCACAGTGTCATCAGTGACACTTCTAGCGctgagaagcagtgccttagaccactgagccgcTCAGGAACCCCTAGTGTGTCAGTTTAATACGTGTTCTACACTCTTGGGAGCGATTCATGGGATGGATTAGTGGCAAACAAATAGTTTGACATCACCACAGAATATTAGCTAATTGTTTTACGGAAGTAGATAGTTAATAGTTAACGAAGACTCTGGTTGACATGTATGCTTTAAATGTATCCTTAGTCGATATTTTCCCCACATTATGAATGGATATTAAAAATGCATAATAAAACCCTATTTATCCAATTCAGCATATCTGTACCATTAATCTTATGAGTCCAGGTCCATTTAACAAGTCATAGGTGATCCATTGACGATATCTTAACAGATCTCCATTTTTAATCTGGTCCAGATTTGACCATAATCAATATCCTTAGTTGAGTCCCAaagagcaccctattccctatctagtgcaatacttttaaccagagccgaTAGGGCTCTGGGTATCaatagggtatcatttgggaGAAAGCCCGTATCCCAGACCATTATTGTGGTCTCCTGCCGTGACCTCACTAGCTTTACCGACGGGCCATTCTCAAGGTCTACACTGAATCCtgggaagaaaaagaaaaaaaacgtcACTTTCTTTGACATTTTCATTGTGTCTTTCAAACAATTGAAAGAAAAGACAGCAAAGCAGGGTGGGATATGAGATATAGAACGAGAAAAATGTTTGGCTTCTTCAGTTCAATCTGCTGGTCATGCTCAGGACTTTGATTGTGCTTGCTGTGAAATGATCCGATACCTATGGGTTGACTGGCTAACTGGTTGACTGGCtaactggttgactggctgactggctgactggctaactggttgactggctgactggctaactggtTGACTGGCtaactggttgactggctgactggctgtgtgTTTTCAGAGGTAAGATAGCTAGCCTATACGTCACGCTAGAGTTAGATTCACACATGGGCATGCAAGCAAGCACGCacgtacatacacaaacacacacacagctcagcccagctaagacacacacacacacagctcagctaagacacacacacacacacacacacacagctcagcccagctaagacacacacacacacacacacacacacacacagttcagcccagttaagacacacacacagctcagcccagctaagacacacacacacacacagagctcagcccagctaagacacacacacagctcagcccagctaagacacacacaaacacacacacagctcagcccAGCTAAGACACACACGCAGCTCAGCCcagctaagacacacacacacacacagctcagcccagctaagacacacacacacagctcagcccagctaagacacacacacacacacagctcagcccagctaagacacacacacagctcagcccagctaagacacacacacacagacacacacacagctcagcccagctaagacacacacacacacacacacagctcagcccagctaagacacacacacagctcagcccagctaagacacacacacacacagctcagcccagctaagacacacgcacacacacagctcagcccagctaagacacacacacagctcagcccagctaagacacacacacacacagctcagcccagctaagacacacgcacacacacagctcagcccagctaagacacacacacagctcagcccagctaagacacacacacacacacacagctcggcccagctaagacacacacacacacacagctcagcccagctaagacacacacacacacacacacacagctcagcccaggtaagacacacacacacacacagctcagcccagctaacacacacacacacacacacagctcagcccagctaagacacacacacagctcagcccagctaagacacacacacagctcagcccagctaagacacacgcacacacacacagctcagcccagctaagacacacacacagctcagcccagctaagacacacacacacacacacacagctcagcccAGCTAAGACACACACCAAGTTGCTGAATGAAAGATGAAAACAAACAGGATTGGAGAGTGACTGAGGGGAGTTGAGGACTGATACCCCATAAAGCAGCAAGTCTTGAAGTGTGAGAGAAGATTAATCCGATATGAATGGTTAACGGTACCCTATTACTACTTTTGACATGTCTCACATGCTCTGGTACAAAGTAGGGCCCAACGCAGTAAAGTGAATAGGAAGCCATTTCAGATACAACTTAAATCTTAGACCCAGGAAGTACTTACAGATTCCTCATCCTTGCAGAGCATTTTGGTGCAGGAGAGGAAGTCATCAAACTTGGAGAAGGGGATGACTGGTTCTGGTAGCTCTCTGAGATACAGCTTtagtagagaggctactgtatgaaCATCTGTATTactgcagagagaggaaggagagggagagagggagaggagagagtgagagagcaaaggagcagagagagaggagagaaagagaagagagagagaagagagagagaagagagagaagggagagagaggagaggatagagagagaagagagagggatgagagagaagggagagagaggagaggatagagagagagaagagagagggatgagagaggaaaaAGTGAGAgggtgaaatagagagagaaatagcgagCCAAagatggaggcagagagggagaggagagggtgagggagggacagagatggaggcagagagagaggagagtggggagtgAGATGaaggcagagaggtagaggagaggggtagagagagtaaGATGAAGCACCTTTAAACGAAGAAGACATAAACACAGATCAATGTATGGAGGGGGCaatgagggagggaaaggggagaaGGATGGTGGGAGGGTGGAAGGATGGATGTGAAgtgccctccactaatattggcacccttggtaAATATTAGCAAAACAGGCtatgaattattttattttttttattgtttatccTCTTTGTCTTCTTTCAAAATATTCACACAAATCTAACGTTTAATGAAAGTAAAATAATTGAAAGAAAAAATACATTCTTAacataaaacaaatgtttttctcAAATATATGTGTGccacaattattggcaccccttcATTCAATACTTCCTGTAACCTCCCTTTTCtgaagataacagctctgagtcaTCTCCTATAATGCGTAATGAGGTTGGAGAACACATGACAAGAGATctgagaccattcctccatacagaatctctccagatccttcagattcCCAGGTCCACTCTTGTGGACTCTCCTCTTCAGCTCATTCCACAGGTTTTCTATGAGGTTTAGGTCATAGAAGGACTGGGACGGCT
Proteins encoded in this region:
- the arhgap24 gene encoding rho GTPase-activating protein 24 isoform X2, which translates into the protein MEEQAVSNSSPQHGRGLGRQNVIRCGWLRKQGGFVKTWHTRWFVLRGEQLHYYKDEEETKALGTILLPGNRVTEHPSNGDEGGKFLFEVSAGGDRERMTANHETYLLMASTQNDMEDWVKTIRRVIWAPFGGGIFGQKLEETVRYERRYGSRQAPMLVEQCVGFIRKWGLREEGLFRLPGQANLVKELQDAFDCGEKPSFDCNTDVHTVASLLKLYLRELPEPVIPFSKFDDFLSCTKMLCKDEESGMKELKRQVECLPPVNYNLLQYICRFLDEVQSYSGVNKMSVQNLATVFGPNILRPKIEDPVAIMEGTVLVQQLMSVLIGRHDVLFPRDEDSPKTLELVNNNNEVQKRLTQIVPTVQTTEQNNNTQIPQQRVKQCSWETPDSPHRQPPVTLDNNGSGSPRSASPLNGHVTGRFDLARSPPLTVKKNPAVSKGSGVVTNGSFSCSPSGDAANQEKSQTLPGGISGLQARRTLKGSGTKMGTSGVPNGGVRMGVSSTDVVNGTLNGRNGLWVPNGYPVTLRDSKSRDCGDQTAAQNRLSTYDNVQQQQQQQQQLQNQQQPCLSSSCEDKQSVDSATWSTSSCEISLPDNSTSCRSSTTTCPEQDFYGGLGHYQDPLLLLDGPRGLSSLDEQPQPGGDVEGERRNGAGGRGSGATSSSDNSETFPVNKGPSSHSALHSLVASLKQEMQKQKTEYEARITSLEHSNLELETEMGTLHEELNQEKKKVTMVEIKFRNAERAKDDAEKRNEMLQKEMEQFFSTFGDLTDDPRRPDRANTIWIQ
- the arhgap24 gene encoding rho GTPase-activating protein 24 isoform X1, whose amino-acid sequence is MEEQAVSNSSPQHGRGLGRQNVIRCGWLRKQGGFVKTWHTRWFVLRGEQLHYYKDEEETKALGTILLPGNRVTEHPSNGDEGGKFLFEVSAGGDRERMTANHETYLLMASTQNDMEDWVKTIRRVIWAPFGGGIFGQKLEETVRYERRYGSRQAPMLVEQCVGFIRKWGLREEGLFRLPGQANLVKELQDAFDCGEKPSFDCNTDVHTVASLLKLYLRELPEPVIPFSKFDDFLSCTKMLCKDEESGMKELKRQVECLPPVNYNLLQYICRFLDEVQSYSGVNKMSVQNLATVFGPNILRPKIEDPVAIMEGTVLVQQLMSVLIGRHDVLFPRDEDSPKTLELVNNNNEVQKRLTQIVPTVQTTEQNNNTQIPQQRVKQCSWETPDSPHRQPPVTLDNNGSGSPRSASPLNGHVTGRFDLARSPPLTVKKNPAVSKGSGVVTNGSFSCSPSGDAANQEKSQTLPGNTGGISGLQARRTLKGSGTKMGTSGVPNGGVRMGVSSTDVVNGTLNGRNGLWVPNGYPVTLRDSKSRDCGDQTAAQNRLSTYDNVQQQQQQQQQLQNQQQPCLSSSCEDKQSVDSATWSTSSCEISLPDNSTSCRSSTTTCPEQDFYGGLGHYQDPLLLLDGPRGLSSLDEQPQPGGDVEGERRNGAGGRGSGATSSSDNSETFPVNKGPSSHSALHSLVASLKQEMQKQKTEYEARITSLEHSNLELETEMGTLHEELNQEKKKVTMVEIKFRNAERAKDDAEKRNEMLQKEMEQFFSTFGDLTDDPRRPDRANTIWIQ
- the arhgap24 gene encoding rho GTPase-activating protein 24 isoform X3, giving the protein MLTGGDRERMTANHETYLLMASTQNDMEDWVKTIRRVIWAPFGGGIFGQKLEETVRYERRYGSRQAPMLVEQCVGFIRKWGLREEGLFRLPGQANLVKELQDAFDCGEKPSFDCNTDVHTVASLLKLYLRELPEPVIPFSKFDDFLSCTKMLCKDEESGMKELKRQVECLPPVNYNLLQYICRFLDEVQSYSGVNKMSVQNLATVFGPNILRPKIEDPVAIMEGTVLVQQLMSVLIGRHDVLFPRDEDSPKTLELVNNNNEVQKRLTQIVPTVQTTEQNNNTQIPQQRVKQCSWETPDSPHRQPPVTLDNNGSGSPRSASPLNGHVTGRFDLARSPPLTVKKNPAVSKGSGVVTNGSFSCSPSGDAANQEKSQTLPGNTGGISGLQARRTLKGSGTKMGTSGVPNGGVRMGVSSTDVVNGTLNGRNGLWVPNGYPVTLRDSKSRDCGDQTAAQNRLSTYDNVQQQQQQQQQLQNQQQPCLSSSCEDKQSVDSATWSTSSCEISLPDNSTSCRSSTTTCPEQDFYGGLGHYQDPLLLLDGPRGLSSLDEQPQPGGDVEGERRNGAGGRGSGATSSSDNSETFPVNKGPSSHSALHSLVASLKQEMQKQKTEYEARITSLEHSNLELETEMGTLHEELNQEKKKVTMVEIKFRNAERAKDDAEKRNEMLQKEMEQFFSTFGDLTDDPRRPDRANTIWIQ